The following coding sequences lie in one Miscanthus floridulus cultivar M001 chromosome 9, ASM1932011v1, whole genome shotgun sequence genomic window:
- the LOC136482540 gene encoding uncharacterized protein, whose protein sequence is MAAEMVGSAVAQEAVNEVLSRIKESYAEKSDAKEHIERMEMAHIKLEATLEASNEWNITSPPLLRWRSKLKHATQECDHTLRRCRQRLQEEEEAVKQGVRSSYFPKRAAHTAMSFLSSIFSGCNENEPRGSTTVRRFEWFADGASEFLRYVELGGTPRRYMFFVPLIPHLLAGKATKYCFVHGGQHLSLILQPFRLPNHGMGGSLVCFLEDSNVPQNNFLLALNLRLSESTDIIGVVVRCLRLFIPYLSTTAETAKTKLTQMPTQDLCWVFDAYSVYGCDEQQNSLHTIFSKWFRPNPFCCQQQDHPHDQSSSSKSLPCDIYLEPVIQVYLLGHVALSVGNNRQSAVINGKSQTSPRRDFPCLKLGAQFWPHASFEDLSPTVGGSVSEIINDEAKQCGMYANISFEQLGEITMPKAVDCLSRNVEATSYEMLWKSKHGSAYLRVEKTSWRATTMKYKVGKCRKQQQDKKVPVQGWTGANPEFIRSWIPHMPAQLQSSMVNFWIQQEKRSTLPLLLKTNACVHDCPITLFSLQDHSYLARKLKMSSTLNP, encoded by the coding sequence ATGGCAGCAGAGATGGTCGGTTCTGCGGTGGCCCAGGAGGCTGTTAATGAAGTCTTATCAAGAATCAAGGAGAGTTATGCGGAGAAGTCAGATgcaaaggagcacatagagaggatGGAGATGGCGCACATCAAGCTAGAAGCCACCCTTGAGGCATCCAACGAGTGGAACATCACTAGCCCGCCACTACTGCGCTGGAGGAGCAAGCTCAAGCATGCCACACAGGAGTGTGACCATACTTTGCGTCGGTGCAGGCAGCGattgcaagaagaagaagaagcggtGAAACAAGGGGTAAGGAGCTCCTACTTTCCTAAGAGGGCCGCTCATACTGCGATGTCATTCCTTTCGTCAATCTTTAGCGGCTGTAATGAGAACGAGCCGAGAGGATCCACCACAGTCCGGCGATTTGAGTGGTTTGCAGATGGTGCGAGTGAGTTCTTGAGGTATGTGGAGCTTGGTGGTACACCACGCAGATACATGTTCTTTGTGCCTCTTATACCGCATCTTCTCGCTGGCAAAGCAACAAAGTATTGCTTTGTTCATGGGGGCCAACATCTCTCACTTATTCTACAGCCATTTCGACTACCCAACCACGGGATGGGGGGGAGCTTGGTATGCTTTCTTGAAGATAGCAATGTGCCACAGAATAATTTCCTTCTTGCCCTCAACTTACGGCTCTCTGAGAGTACTGACATAATTGGGGTTGTAGTCAGATGCCTGCGGTTGTTCATACCGTACTTGAGCACAACAGCTGAGACTGCGAAGACAAAGCTGACCCAGATGCCAACGCAAGACTTGTGTTGGGTGTTTGATGCTTATTCAGTTTATGGTTGTGATGAACAACAGAACAGTCTTCACACCATATTTTCTAAATGGTTTCGACCAAACCCATTTTGTTGTCAACAACAAGACCATCCCCATGACCAGAGCTCCTCTTCAAAATCATTGCCATGTGATATATATTTGGAACCAGTTATCCAAGTGTATTTGCTAGGACATGTTGCACTGTCAGTTGGGAACAATAGGCAGAGCGCAGTCATCAATGGCAAAAGCCAAACAAGCCCCAGGAGAGACTTTCCATGTCTGAAACTTGGAGCACAATTCTGGCCTCATGCCTCTTTTGAAGATTTGTCACCTACTGTCGGGGGTTCAGTGTCAGAGATAATCAATGATGAAGCCAAACAATGTGGCATGTATGCAAACATTTCCTTTGAACAGCTGGGCGAGATCACGATGCCAAAAGCAGTCGATTGCCTTAGTAGGAATGTGGAAGCTACCTCATATGAGATGTTGTGGAAGTCCAAGCATGGAAGCGCGTACCTTCGGGTCGAGAAGACCTCATGGAGAGCAACTACTATGAAGTACAAAGTTGGAAAATGCCGTAAGCAACAACAGGACAAGAAGGTTCCAGTTCAGGGATGGACAGGTGCTAACCCTGAGTTCATTAGATCGTGGATTCCGCACATGCCTGCCCAGTTGCAGAGCTCGATGGTCAACTTTTGGATTCAGCAAGAAAAGCGATCCACACTACCATTATTATTGAAAACTAATGCCTGCgtccatgattgtccaatcacATTGTTTTCTTTGCAAGATCACAGTTATTTGGCAAGGAAGCTCAAGATGTCCAGCACGTTAAACCCCTGA